A portion of the Cellulophaga algicola DSM 14237 genome contains these proteins:
- a CDS encoding glycosyltransferase family 2 protein gives MDSGFLNIILEYINIVFFVFTSVLFTLFTVMGYLSTRGSLHYKNKNSFGDLSKVMASPLAPSLTIVAPAFNEGMTIVENIRSLLSLKYVNYEVMVVNDGSKDDTLQKMIDAYDLIKINRPIDPNWKSKPIRGIYKSTQQSFSKLTVIDKENGGKSDALNTGMQLSENQYIGCIDVDCLLLPDALLHVVKSFYQRSEKRVIAVGGVIRVANSCVINGGALEEIRLPKNWLARFQLLEYTRSFLLGRMAFGRMDSLLIISGAFGFFDREIALACGGYDTHTVGEDMEIVFRMRRYMVENKLPHTIEYIPDALCWTEVPESRKILVNQRDRWSRGNFETLYKHRDMFFNPKYGRLGMISYPYWFFYEWLAPLLEFFGFFSIILFYYLGILNVPFFIAITTMIYMYSIMFSFYAILWEVYSYNEYKKVKDILILMGCALIEPFVFHPIVVFAAVRGNYKKLFKIKSGWGTITRKGFAKTA, from the coding sequence ATGGATAGCGGTTTTTTAAATATCATTTTAGAGTATATAAACATTGTTTTTTTTGTGTTTACAAGCGTGCTATTTACCCTTTTTACCGTGATGGGGTATTTATCTACGAGAGGTTCGTTACATTATAAAAATAAGAATAGTTTTGGAGATTTATCAAAGGTTATGGCTTCTCCGTTAGCGCCAAGCCTTACAATAGTAGCGCCCGCATTCAATGAGGGTATGACTATCGTAGAAAATATTAGATCACTTTTGTCCTTAAAATATGTCAACTACGAGGTTATGGTAGTCAATGATGGGAGCAAGGATGATACCTTACAAAAAATGATAGATGCCTATGATTTAATAAAAATCAATAGGCCTATAGATCCAAATTGGAAGTCTAAACCTATACGAGGAATATATAAATCTACGCAACAATCCTTCTCTAAACTTACTGTAATAGATAAAGAAAATGGAGGAAAATCTGATGCATTAAATACAGGAATGCAGCTTTCTGAAAATCAATATATTGGTTGTATAGATGTAGATTGCTTATTGCTTCCAGATGCTTTGCTACATGTTGTTAAATCTTTTTATCAGCGCTCAGAGAAGAGAGTTATTGCAGTAGGGGGTGTTATTCGCGTTGCTAATTCTTGTGTTATTAATGGAGGAGCATTAGAAGAAATTCGATTACCAAAAAATTGGTTAGCAAGATTTCAACTTTTAGAATATACGAGATCTTTTTTATTAGGGAGAATGGCTTTTGGTCGTATGGATAGCCTTTTAATTATTTCAGGTGCTTTTGGTTTTTTTGATCGTGAAATAGCATTGGCATGTGGTGGTTATGATACTCATACTGTAGGAGAAGATATGGAAATTGTTTTTCGTATGCGAAGGTATATGGTAGAAAATAAATTACCACATACGATTGAATATATTCCCGATGCTTTATGTTGGACAGAAGTTCCTGAAAGTAGAAAAATATTAGTAAACCAACGAGATCGGTGGTCTAGAGGTAATTTTGAAACCCTCTACAAACATAGAGATATGTTCTTTAATCCTAAGTATGGTAGATTAGGAATGATAAGTTATCCGTACTGGTTTTTTTATGAATGGTTAGCACCTTTGTTAGAATTTTTTGGGTTTTTCTCCATCATTTTATTTTACTATTTGGGTATATTAAATGTTCCTTTTTTTATAGCGATTACTACAATGATTTATATGTATTCCATCATGTTTAGTTTCTATGCTATTCTTTGGGAAGTATACTCTTATAATGAATATAAAAAAGTGAAAGATATTTTGATCTTGATGGGATGTGCACTTATTGAACCTTTTGTTTTTCATCCTATTGTTGTCTTTGCAGCAGTACGAGGAAATTATAAAAAACTATTTAAAATTAAGTCGGGTTGGGGAACAATAACGCGTAAAGGATTTGCAAAAACGGCATAG
- a CDS encoding HEAT repeat domain-containing protein, which yields MKFPQLKIVHLISTPKIHTDILWDLSALFVILAGVYFIAIFFFRNKFLKKSADTNRRKNILAPLVSEFLFYQEQEGSKDEKKSYIQKKVAIRELIKDPENEKVLTEILLDLKKDVSGDTRKQLFKLYKDLNLEIRAFEKLKSWKWQKISQAMFELTQMQVAESYSFISGFINDKRSVIRKQAEISSVTLDSKGISYFLDTTVYQISEWQQLKILEVLSNYEDFKPPRFYKWLTSKNKHVVLFSLRLIKHYDQDDSRGSIIALIRHRNSNIKLEAIHCIKQFYMEEAKPTLKAAFWHNKTNIKLAILDTLAEFGDKEEILFLLDVANKETNFTVKSKALSAINAIQPEYIIPTEDIELFDEDAEEPPLNFNTTTRITADNENLAEQLQESQEISEGTLPQVDIIDRMYAAMVEFVPKEAPLNEQLVDEDFSESAVEQLLQEEATLINLQDLPFEEEINTTIEHPVTEFTSNEDEAISVISEEDNFEVCNATKELSASYQSIFKSLFEKSDDECKLLLLDEMITLADEKDIEFLNSLQNYPNNEVKSKVTFIKAAVNERLMLAQAELEIEHLVKKVPNEVLKNSSLPLNGNVEIKGDKNELKLSSNLGVVDGLKSLEYCFLVEEKDFKESKNLGLFDLNFEVDLTSEELRDNVAVIEEAKLIKHEQALTKEEQGFFQQLLDFPATVIDKLHG from the coding sequence GAAGATCCATACGGATATTTTGTGGGATTTATCTGCTTTGTTTGTAATTCTTGCAGGTGTATATTTTATTGCTATCTTTTTTTTTAGAAATAAGTTTTTAAAAAAATCAGCGGATACTAACAGGCGTAAAAATATACTAGCTCCATTGGTGAGCGAGTTTTTATTTTATCAAGAACAAGAGGGATCTAAGGATGAAAAGAAAAGTTATATTCAGAAAAAAGTAGCAATAAGAGAGCTTATTAAAGATCCTGAAAATGAAAAGGTTTTAACAGAGATACTGCTAGATCTTAAAAAAGATGTTTCAGGTGATACCAGAAAACAGTTATTTAAATTATATAAAGATTTAAACTTAGAAATTCGTGCCTTTGAAAAGCTTAAAAGTTGGAAATGGCAAAAAATTTCCCAAGCTATGTTTGAGTTAACACAAATGCAAGTAGCAGAATCTTATAGCTTTATTAGTGGTTTTATAAATGATAAAAGATCGGTAATCCGTAAGCAGGCAGAAATTTCTTCAGTAACACTAGATAGCAAAGGTATTTCCTATTTCCTTGATACTACCGTGTATCAAATATCAGAATGGCAACAGTTAAAAATTTTAGAAGTACTTTCTAATTATGAAGATTTTAAACCACCACGTTTTTACAAATGGCTTACCTCTAAAAATAAGCATGTTGTTTTATTTTCATTAAGACTTATAAAACATTATGATCAAGATGATTCAAGAGGCTCTATAATAGCTTTGATTCGTCATAGAAATAGTAATATAAAGTTAGAAGCTATTCACTGTATAAAGCAATTTTATATGGAAGAAGCAAAACCAACCTTAAAGGCTGCTTTTTGGCATAATAAGACAAATATTAAGCTAGCAATTTTAGATACCTTGGCCGAATTTGGTGATAAAGAAGAGATTTTGTTTTTGCTAGATGTAGCGAATAAAGAAACTAATTTCACGGTAAAAAGTAAAGCCTTAAGTGCTATAAACGCTATTCAACCAGAATATATAATCCCTACAGAAGATATAGAATTATTTGATGAGGACGCGGAAGAACCACCATTAAATTTTAATACAACTACACGAATTACAGCGGATAATGAAAATCTGGCAGAACAGTTACAAGAGTCGCAAGAGATTTCTGAGGGTACATTGCCACAAGTAGATATTATAGATAGGATGTATGCCGCTATGGTAGAATTTGTGCCTAAAGAAGCTCCGCTAAATGAGCAATTGGTAGATGAAGATTTTTCAGAGTCGGCGGTAGAGCAGCTTCTCCAAGAGGAAGCTACCCTTATTAATCTTCAAGATCTTCCGTTTGAGGAAGAAATAAATACGACAATAGAGCATCCAGTAACAGAATTCACAAGTAATGAAGATGAGGCAATTTCTGTTATTTCGGAGGAAGATAATTTTGAGGTTTGTAATGCTACAAAGGAATTATCGGCAAGCTATCAAAGTATTTTTAAATCCTTGTTCGAGAAATCAGATGATGAATGTAAACTATTGCTGTTAGATGAGATGATTACATTGGCCGATGAAAAAGATATTGAGTTTTTAAATAGTTTACAAAATTATCCTAACAATGAAGTCAAATCTAAAGTTACATTTATAAAAGCTGCAGTCAATGAAAGGCTAATGTTGGCACAAGCGGAGCTTGAAATAGAACATTTAGTTAAAAAAGTACCTAATGAGGTTTTAAAGAATTCTTCTTTACCGCTTAATGGCAATGTAGAAATCAAGGGAGATAAAAATGAATTAAAACTATCTAGTAATCTAGGTGTAGTAGATGGTTTAAAATCTTTAGAATATTGTTTTTTAGTAGAAGAGAAAGATTTCAAAGAATCAAAGAACTTAGGTCTTTTCGATTTAAATTTTGAAGTCGATTTAACCTCAGAAGAACTTCGGGATAACGTTGCCGTTATTGAGGAGGCTAAGCTTATAAAACACGAGCAAGCATTGACTAAGGAGGAGCAAGGATTTTTTCAGCAATTATTAGATTTTCCTGCCACTGTAATAGATAAACTGCATGGATAG